The following proteins come from a genomic window of Salvia hispanica cultivar TCC Black 2014 chromosome 4, UniMelb_Shisp_WGS_1.0, whole genome shotgun sequence:
- the LOC125222730 gene encoding CAAX prenyl protease 1 homolog isoform X1: protein MAFPYMEAVVGFMILVYIFETYLDLRQHAALKLPNLPKPLVGVISQEKFEKSRAYSLDKSNFHFVHEFVTILMDSAILYFGVLPWFWKRCGEVLVYAGFNAENEIIHTLAFLAGVMFWSQITDLPFSLYSTFVIEARHGFNKQTLLLFFRDMIKGIILAIVIGPPIVAAIITIVQKGGPYLAIYLWGFMLIVSLIMMTVYPVLIAPLFNKFTPLPEGELRTKIENLASSLKFPLKKLFVVDGSTRSSHSNAYMYGFFKNKRIVLYDTLIQQCKNEEEVVAVIAHELGHWKLNHTMYSFIAVQILTLLQFGGYTLVRNSKDLFQSFGFDTQPVLIGLIIFQHTVIPLQHVVSLLLNLVSRAFEFQADAFAKKLGYAVPLRAGLIKLQEENLSSMNTDPWYSAYHYSHPPLVERLAAIDEPDKKTD from the exons ATGGCGTTTCCCTACATGGAGGCGGTCGTCG GTTTTATGATACTGGTGTACATTTTCGAGACTTATCTTGATTTGAGGCAGCATGCTGCTCTTAAGTTGCCAAATTTGCCAAAGCCATTGGTAGGAGTAATCAGCCaagaaaagtttgaaaagtcgcGTGCTTATAGTCTTGACAAAAG CAATTTCCATTTTGTGCACGAATTTGTAACTATACTCATGGACTCCGCAATTTTGTACTTCGGCGTATTGCCCTGGTTTTGGAAG AGGTGTGGAGAGGTTCTGGTGTATGCTGGCTTTAATGCTGAAAATGAGATAATACACACTCTTGCATTTTTAGCTGGTGTTATGTTTTGGTCACAG ATAACCGATTTACCATTTTCTTTGTACTCAACTTTTGTCATTGAGGCCCGCCATGGTTTCAACAAG cAAACACTTCTGTTATTCTTTAGGGACATGATCAAAGGGATTATATTAGCTATAGTGATCGGTCCTCCAATTGTAGCTGCTATCATCACTATAGTGCAG AAAGGAGGTCCTTACTTGGCCATATACCTCTGGGGCTTCATGCTAATTGTGTCCCTTATAATGATGACTGTTTATCCTGTTCTGATTGCCCCTCTTTTCAACAAGTTCACTCCT CTTCCGGAGGGAGAACTCAGAACCAAGATTGAGAATCTTGCTTCATCTCTCAAATTCCCCTTAAAAAAGTTGTTCGTTGTTGATGGGTCAACAAGGTCAAGTCACAGCAAT GCTTACATGTATGGGTTTTTTAAGAACAAAAGAATTGTCCTGTATGACACTTTAATACAACAG TGTAAGAATGAGGAAGAAGTTGTTGCTGTAATTGCTCATGAACTTGGTCACTGGAAGCTAAATCATACGATGTACTCCTTCATTGCAGTTCAG ATCCTGACATTGTTGCAGTTTGGGGGTTACACTCTTGTTCGGAACTCAAAAGACCTCTTCCAAAGTTTTGGGTTTGATACACAGCCTGTTCTTATTGGCCTTATCATATTTCAG CATACTGTGATACCTCTCCAACATGTTGTGAGCCTTTTACTCAATCTTGTGAGCCGTGCTTTTGAGTTCCAG GCTGATGCTTTTGCCAAGAAGCTTGGTTATGCTGTTCCTCTACGAGCTGGTCTTATCAAACTGCAG GAGGAGAATCTATCATCCATGAACACTGACCCTTGGTATTCTGCTTACCACTATTCGCATCCACCCTTGGTCGAAAGATTAGCTGCAATCGATGAACCTGATAAGAAGACTGATTAA
- the LOC125222730 gene encoding CAAX prenyl protease 1 homolog isoform X2, whose protein sequence is MILVYIFETYLDLRQHAALKLPNLPKPLVGVISQEKFEKSRAYSLDKSNFHFVHEFVTILMDSAILYFGVLPWFWKRCGEVLVYAGFNAENEIIHTLAFLAGVMFWSQITDLPFSLYSTFVIEARHGFNKQTLLLFFRDMIKGIILAIVIGPPIVAAIITIVQKGGPYLAIYLWGFMLIVSLIMMTVYPVLIAPLFNKFTPLPEGELRTKIENLASSLKFPLKKLFVVDGSTRSSHSNAYMYGFFKNKRIVLYDTLIQQCKNEEEVVAVIAHELGHWKLNHTMYSFIAVQILTLLQFGGYTLVRNSKDLFQSFGFDTQPVLIGLIIFQHTVIPLQHVVSLLLNLVSRAFEFQADAFAKKLGYAVPLRAGLIKLQEENLSSMNTDPWYSAYHYSHPPLVERLAAIDEPDKKTD, encoded by the exons ATGATACTGGTGTACATTTTCGAGACTTATCTTGATTTGAGGCAGCATGCTGCTCTTAAGTTGCCAAATTTGCCAAAGCCATTGGTAGGAGTAATCAGCCaagaaaagtttgaaaagtcgcGTGCTTATAGTCTTGACAAAAG CAATTTCCATTTTGTGCACGAATTTGTAACTATACTCATGGACTCCGCAATTTTGTACTTCGGCGTATTGCCCTGGTTTTGGAAG AGGTGTGGAGAGGTTCTGGTGTATGCTGGCTTTAATGCTGAAAATGAGATAATACACACTCTTGCATTTTTAGCTGGTGTTATGTTTTGGTCACAG ATAACCGATTTACCATTTTCTTTGTACTCAACTTTTGTCATTGAGGCCCGCCATGGTTTCAACAAG cAAACACTTCTGTTATTCTTTAGGGACATGATCAAAGGGATTATATTAGCTATAGTGATCGGTCCTCCAATTGTAGCTGCTATCATCACTATAGTGCAG AAAGGAGGTCCTTACTTGGCCATATACCTCTGGGGCTTCATGCTAATTGTGTCCCTTATAATGATGACTGTTTATCCTGTTCTGATTGCCCCTCTTTTCAACAAGTTCACTCCT CTTCCGGAGGGAGAACTCAGAACCAAGATTGAGAATCTTGCTTCATCTCTCAAATTCCCCTTAAAAAAGTTGTTCGTTGTTGATGGGTCAACAAGGTCAAGTCACAGCAAT GCTTACATGTATGGGTTTTTTAAGAACAAAAGAATTGTCCTGTATGACACTTTAATACAACAG TGTAAGAATGAGGAAGAAGTTGTTGCTGTAATTGCTCATGAACTTGGTCACTGGAAGCTAAATCATACGATGTACTCCTTCATTGCAGTTCAG ATCCTGACATTGTTGCAGTTTGGGGGTTACACTCTTGTTCGGAACTCAAAAGACCTCTTCCAAAGTTTTGGGTTTGATACACAGCCTGTTCTTATTGGCCTTATCATATTTCAG CATACTGTGATACCTCTCCAACATGTTGTGAGCCTTTTACTCAATCTTGTGAGCCGTGCTTTTGAGTTCCAG GCTGATGCTTTTGCCAAGAAGCTTGGTTATGCTGTTCCTCTACGAGCTGGTCTTATCAAACTGCAG GAGGAGAATCTATCATCCATGAACACTGACCCTTGGTATTCTGCTTACCACTATTCGCATCCACCCTTGGTCGAAAGATTAGCTGCAATCGATGAACCTGATAAGAAGACTGATTAA